From the Solanum pennellii chromosome 4, SPENNV200 genome, one window contains:
- the LOC107015838 gene encoding pentatricopeptide repeat-containing protein At2g35030, mitochondrial: protein MLKLFLAPVKLRHFVKFCNSVLKLQTKLQFINQSIKHYSLLPRVDYTCNQDVSRSNTIISKLSKEGQVDEARKLFDKMSEPDVVSWTAMISGYIRCGKIDKARELFDRTDAKRDVVTWTAMLAAYARMNRILEAEMLFNEMPEKNVVSWNSLIDGYARNGRIDKGLELFWKMGERNVVSWNMVIAGLAQNGRINEARVLFDQMPEKNVVSWTTMIAGLSRNGRVEEARTLFDRTPERNVVSWNAMITGYTQNSRLDEAFELFEIMPEKIVSSWNTMIMGFIQNGELGRARILFDKMRQRDVVSWSTMINGYMLEGRSEEALRNFCEMQMDVLVKPNEGTFVSVLGACSDLAGLSEGMQIHQVINKTTYQMNEVVISALINMYSKCGDVATARKIFDDGLRGQRDLISWNVMIAAYTHHGFGRDAINLFKEMLQLGFKPNDVTYVGLLAACSHSGLVEEGLKYFDELCRDDSIKFREDHYTCLVDLCGRAGRLKDALVVIERLPRTESAFIWGALLSGCNLHGDSETGKLAAMKLLGIEAKSSGTYLSLSKLCASNGKWKEAAKLRTQMKDIGLKKQPGCSWIAVENRVHVFLVGDTSHCETEVIHSLLGNLHMKMKRTGLLTNR from the coding sequence ATGTTGAAGCTGTTTCTTGCTCCAGTAAAGCTCAGACATTTTGTCAAATTCTGCAATTCAGTTTTAAAGCTTCAAACGAAACTTCAGTTCATCAATCAATCCATAAAGCATTATTCTTTACTTCCCAGAGTAGATTACACATGTAACCAAGATGTTTCCAGGTCAAATACGATTATTTCAAAGCTAAGCAAAGAGGGTCAGGTTGATGAAGCAAGGAAGCTGTTTGATAAAATGTCTGAACCAGATGTGGTGTCATGGACAGCGATGATTTCAGGTTATATAAGATGTGGGAAGATTGATAAAGCAAGGGAATTATTTGACAGGACTGATGCAAAGAGAGATGTTGTAACTTGGACAGCTATGCTAGCTGCCTATGCCAGGATGAATCGGATTCTTGAGGCTGAGATGCTTTTCAATGAAATGCCTGAGAAGAATGTGGTTTCATGGAATAGTTTAATTGATGGGTATGCAAGAAATGGTAGAATTGATAAGGGTTTGGAATTGTTCTGGAAGATGGGGGAGAGGAATGTGGTTTCTTGGAACATGGTTATAGCAGGATTGGCTCAGAATGGGCGAATCAATGAGGCAAGAGTGCTTTTTGATCAGATGCCTGAGAAGAATGTGGTGTCTTGGACTACAATGATAGCAGGGTTGTCAAGGAATGGGAGAGTCGAGGAGGCTAGAACACTTTTCGATAGGACTCCTGAACGCAATGTGGTTTCTTGGAATGCAATGATTACTGGGTATACACAAAACTCGAGACTTGATGAAGCGTTTGAACTGTTTGAAATTATGCCAGAAAAGATCGTCTCTTCGTGGAATACTATGATCATGGGATTCATCCAAAATGGGGAACTCGGCAGAGCTAGAATATTGTTTGATAAAATGAGGCAGAGAGACGTGGTTTCTTGGTCAACAATGATTAATGGCTACATGCTAGAGGGAAGAAGTGAAGAAGCACTAAGAAATTTCTGTGAAATGCAAATGGATGTTTTGGTGAAACCAAATGAAGGAACTTTTGTGAGTGTTTTGGGTGCTTGCAGTGACTTAGCCGGTCTTAGTGAGGGAATGCAAATTCACCAAGTAATTAACAAAACAACATATCAGATGAATGAAGTTGTCATATCAGCACTTATAAACATGTATTCAAAATGTGGAGACGTAGCAACTGCAAGGAAAATATTTGATGATGGCCTGAGAGGCCAGAGAGATCTGATCTCTTGGAATGTTATGATTGCAGCATATACTCACCATGGTTTTGGAAGAGATGCAATCAATCTTTTCAAAGAAATGCTGCAACTGGGGTTCAAACCAAACGATGTGACTTACGTGGGATTGCTTGCTGCCTGTAGCCACTCAGGTTTGGTGGAGGAAGGGTTAAAGTACTTTGATGAGCTTTGTAGAGACGATTCCATAAAATTTAGAGAGGACCATTATACATGCCTTGTAGATCTCTGCGGCCGAGCTGGAAGACTCAAAGATGCCTTGGTTGTTATTGAACGGCTTCCAAGAACAGAATCAGCGTTCATTTGGGGAGCTCTTCTTTCAGGTTGTAATCTTCATGGAGATTCAGAAACAGGAAAATTGGCTGCAATGAAACTATTAGGGATCGAAGCTAAAAGTTCGGGTACCTATTTGTCGTTGTCAAAATTGTGTGCTTCAAATGGAAAGTGGAAAGAAGCTGCAAAGCTGAGGACACAAATGAAGGACATAGGATTGAAGAAGCAACCAGGTTGTAGCTGGATAGCAGTTGAGAACAGAGTTCATGTATTTTTAGTTGGTGATACATCTCATTGTGAAACTGAGGTTATTCACTCATTACTTGGAAACCTtcatatgaaaatgaaaaggaCTGGTTTGCTCACCAATAGATGA